Proteins encoded together in one Lathyrus oleraceus cultivar Zhongwan6 chromosome 5, CAAS_Psat_ZW6_1.0, whole genome shotgun sequence window:
- the LOC127082104 gene encoding splicing factor SF3a60 homolog, whose translation MSSTLLEVTRAAHEEVERLERLIVKDLQNEPTSNKDRLFQSHRVRNMIDTITSTTERLVEIYDDKDSARKDEIAALGGQTATGINVFSAFYDRLKEIREYHRKHPVARVVDANDDTEALLKEEPQIEFSGEEAFGRYLDMHELYHQYVNSKFGEPIEYSAYLDVFSETDKIPRKMKTTRQYREYLESLLEYLIYFFQRTEPLQDLDRIFSKVTNEFEENWATGTVHGWENVNQENGHVPTQHTAIDLDYYSTVEELMEVGPERLKEALAALGLKTGGTVQQRAERLFLTKHTPLEKLDKKHFTKGARGLGKNGVAAAPQEGNLKQENLKEVALMEAKMSRLCDLLDETIVRTKDNVVKKQALTYEEIEAEREEEETQEDSESEDDEQQIYNPLKLPMGWDGKPIPYWLYKLHGLGQEFKCEICGNYSYWGRRAFERHFKEWRHQHGMRCLGIPNTKNFNEITSIEEAKELWKKIQQRQGVNKWRPDLEEEYEDKEGNIYNKKTYTDLQRQGLI comes from the exons ATGTCGTCTACTTTGCTGGAAGTGACTAGGGCAGCACACGAGGAGGTGGAGAGGTTGGAGAGATTGATAGTGAAGGACCTCCAGAATGAGCCTACATCCAACAAGGATCGTTTGTTTCAGAGCCACCGCGTTAGGAATATGATAGACACCATCACCTCGACCACCGAAAGACTT GTTGAGATTTACGACGACAAAGACAGTGCAAGGAAGGATGAGATTGCTGCACTGGGAGGACAAACTGCTACTGGAATTAATGTTTTCAGCGCCTTCTACGATAGACTCAAAGAG ATACGAGAGTATCATAGGAAGCATCCGGTTGCACGTGTCGTTGATGCTAATGATGATACTGAAGCTCTTCTTAAAGAGGAACCTCAAATTGAGTTCAGCGGAGAG GAAGCTTTTGGTCGATACTTAGACATGCATGAATTATACCATCAGTATGTCAATTCCAAATTTGGAGAGCCAATTGAGTATTCTGCATACCTTGATGTTTTTTCTGAAACAGATAAGATTCCACGCAAAATGAAAACGACCAGGCAA TACAGGGAGTACCTGGAGAGTCTTTTGGAGTATCTGATATATTTTTTCCAGCGGACAGAACCCCTGCAAGATCTTGATCGAATATTTTCAAAG GTTACAAACGAGTTTGAAGAAAATTGGGCTACTGGAACGGTACATGGATGGGAGAATGTCAATCAGGAGAATGGACATGTACCTACTCAGCACACTGCAATTGATCTTGATTATTACAGTACAGTTGAAGAGCTAATGGAAGTGGGTCCTGAAAGGTTAAAGGAG GCACTGGCTGCACTGGGACTTAAAACTGGCGGCACTGTTCAGCAACGTGCAGAGAGGCTCTTCCTCACCAAG CATACACCTCTTGAAAAGTTGGACAAGAAGCATTTTACCAAGGGGGCGCGTGGCTTAGGAAAAAACGGGGTGGCTGCTGCTCCACAAGAAGGAAATTTAAAACAAGAAAATTTAAAAGAAGTTGCATTAATGGAGGCTAAAATGAGTAGACTGTGTGATTTGTTAGATGAG ACAATTGTTCGAACAAAAGACAATGTTGTAAAGAAGCAAGCCCTAACTTACGAGGAAATTGAAGCAGAACGTGAGGAG gaaGAGACACAAGAGGACTCTGAAAGCGAAGATGATGAACAGCAGATTTATAATCCCTTAAAATTACCAATGGGATGGGATGGGAAGCCTATACCTTATTGGCTGTATAAGTTACATGGTCTGGGTCAG GAATTTAAGTGTGAGATATGTGGGAACTACAGTTATTGGGGGCGTCGTGCTTTTGAGCGACATTTTAAAGAATGGCGTCATCAACATGGGATGCGGTGCCTCGGTATACCAAATACAAAGAATTTCAATGAAATAACATCAATTGAG GAAGCAAAGGAACTCTGGAAGAAGATACAGCAGAGACAAGGAGTAAACAAGTGGCGGCCAGATCTAGAGGAAGAGTACGAAGACAAAGAAGGCAACATCTATAATAAGAAGACATACACTGATTTACAGCGCCAGGGACTGATATAA